From a region of the Campylobacter concisus genome:
- the icmH gene encoding type IVB secretion system protein IcmH/DotU, with the protein MNENQNETSVLSQTNLLGLGTNLALDHVLPLLLLANRVSKLQNFSQSEMANLREKLINDILSTTSKISNLGIYEEDDIIRLRYCLCVFIDESLLKNEIFMNSFWANNTLTTRFFNENLGGNKFFGIMDKWFENVGKNKDFLEFIYACLVLGYKGKYETQEDCNEKISYLCENIAAAVSPLIKADENVFEKSYLKQTKKSFLEIFSLKRLKFYFILLAIAMIAAAFLYSTYSMDQNNIRNDSVLNNKIENFMDNK; encoded by the coding sequence ATGAACGAAAATCAAAATGAAACCTCAGTTTTAAGTCAAACAAATCTTTTGGGTCTTGGCACAAATCTTGCACTAGATCATGTATTACCATTGCTTCTTTTGGCAAATAGGGTTTCAAAATTACAAAATTTTTCACAAAGTGAAATGGCAAATTTACGTGAAAAATTGATAAACGATATCTTAAGCACTACTTCAAAGATATCAAATCTAGGCATTTACGAGGAAGACGATATTATTAGACTTAGATATTGCCTTTGTGTTTTTATAGATGAGAGCTTGCTAAAAAATGAAATTTTTATGAACAGCTTTTGGGCAAATAATACACTGACAACAAGATTTTTTAATGAAAATCTAGGCGGAAATAAATTCTTTGGCATTATGGATAAGTGGTTTGAAAATGTTGGCAAAAATAAAGATTTCTTAGAATTTATATATGCTTGTTTGGTGCTTGGCTATAAAGGAAAATATGAAACCCAAGAAGATTGCAATGAAAAAATCTCTTATCTTTGTGAAAATATAGCTGCAGCTGTTTCTCCGCTTATAAAGGCTGATGAAAATGTATTTGAAAAGAGTTACTTAAAACAGACAAAGAAAAGCTTTCTTGAGATATTTTCGCTAAAGCGCTTAAAATTTTATTTCATTTTGCTAGCCATTGCTATGATCGCAGCCGCGTTTTTATATAGTACATATTCTATGGATCAAAATAATATCAGAAACGATAGTGTCCTAAATAATAAGATAGAGAATTTTATGGATAACAAGTAA